Genomic window (Bacteroidota bacterium):
TCGACAGTGCCCACAACGCCATTGCCGACGTTGAAGTATCTGCACGCAGCTTTTTTAAACTGCTGGAGTTGGGGGTGATACGCCGCGACGGTGTGCGGGTAGCCACCGACATCATGGTGCATTTGGAGGATGTGAAAGGCAGCATTTTGGCTCAACTGGGTAATTTTGAAGACAGCCACGAGAAGCCGGCAACCCCGTCCAAACCAATTATACTCGCAGGGGAGCATAACCTGCACGATGTTTATTTTGCCCACTTGCACGTACACAGCCAGTTTAGCGTATTGCAAGCCACCAGCGAGATAAAGCAACTGGTGAAAAAAGCAGTGGAAGACAAACAGCCTGCCATTGCTGTTACCGATTTGGGTAATATGTACAGTGCGTTTGATTTTGTGGGAACGGCCATTAAAAACGGTATCAAGCCCATTGTGGGCTGTGAGTTGTATTTGGCTCGCGACCACAGGGATAAGACGACCAAAGACCACAGTATTACGCAAGTATTGCTGGCCAAAAACAAAGACGGTTATACCAATCTTGCTAAACTTAGCTCTATTGGTTTTAAAGACGGGTTTTACTATGTACCCCGTATAGATAAAGACGTACTGAAACAGTACAAAGAAAACCTGATAGCCCTTTCGGGTTCCCTAACGGGCGAGATACCCTACCTGATACTGAACGTGGGTACCAAACAGGCCGAAGAGGCTGTGAAATGGTGGCACGGTGAGTTTGGGGATGATTTTTACATTGAGTTGAACCGTCACCATTTAGACGAGGAAAACCACGTGAACCAAGTGTTACTTGAGTTTGCAGCCAAGTACAACATCAAATACATTGCGGCCAACAACACGTATTACAACGAAAAAGCCGGCGCTGAAGCGCACGATATTTTATTGTGTGTGAAAGAAGGGGAGCTGAAAAGTACCCCCGTTGGTCGTGGCCGTGGTTTCCGTTGGGGGATGCCCAACGATGAGTTTTACCTGAAAACGCAGGAAGAAATGAAGCAACTGTTTGCCGATATTCCTGAGGCCATTACCAACATACAAGAGGTTGTGGATAAGGTAGAACAGTTTGAATTGAGCCGTAAACCCCTGCTTCCTGCTTTTGAAATTCCCAAAGAGTTTGAAAATCAGGATGATTACCTGCGCCACCTTACCTATGAGGGAGCAAAGAAGCGTTATGATGAAATAACCGACGAAATACGCGAACGCCTTGATTTTGAGTTGGATATTATCAAAAAAACGGGGTATCCCGGTTACTTTTTGATTGTACAAGACTTTACCAGCCAGGCACGTAAAATGGGCGTATGGGTAGGTCCGGGGCGTGGTTCTGCGGCGGGTTCTGCGGTAGCCTATTGTATCGGTATTACTAACCTTGACCCGATTGCCTACGGCCTGCTGTTTGAGCGTTTCTTGAACCCCGATCGTGTATCGATGCCTGATATTGATATTGACTTTGATGACGTAGGTCGTGATAGTGTAATTAAATGGGTAGTAGATAAATACGGACAAGGTCAGGTAGCCCAGATTATTACCTACGGCACAATGGCCGCCAAGTCATCCATCCGCGATACGGCAAGGGTACTGGATTTACCGTTGGCCGATGCCGACCGTTTGGCCAAGCTGATGCCTGCGTCAGACTTGCGCAAGGTGATATTCTCATCAGACAAAGAATTAAAAGATCTTTTATCAGGCGACGATTTCAATAATGCAATGGAATTGCGCCGCATTGCCGACGGAACCGACCTTGCTGCCCAAACGTTGAAGCAGGCGGCCGTTTTAGAAGGTTCAGTGCGTAATACGGGCATACACGCCTGCGGGGTAATTATTGCTCCCGACGACCTAACCAAGTACGTACCCGTTACCACAGGCAAGGACAGCGAGTTACTGGTTACCCAGTTTGATAACAGCGTGGTAGAATCGGCGGGTTTGCTTAAGATGGACTTTTTGGGGTTGAAAACCCTTACCATTCTTAAAGATGCCATGCAACTGGTTCGCGAGCGTCACGGCGTGGATATTAACCCCGACGAAATCTCACTAACCGACCTTAAAACCTACGAACTATTGCAACGCGGTGAAACCGTAGGGGTGTTTCAGTTTGAAAGTGACGGGATGCAGAAATACCTGCGCGACCTGAAACCTGATAAGTTTGGCGATTTGATTGCCATGAACGCCTTGTACCGTCCGGGTCCCATGCAGTACATTCCTAACTATGTACGTCGTAAGCACGGGCTTGAAGAAGTGGTAATTCCTTATCCTGTAATGGAGGAGGATTTGCGCGAAACCTATGGTATTACGGTGTATCAGGAGCAGGTAATGCTTTTGGCGCAAAAAATGGCTGGCTTTACCAAAGGCGAGGCCGATACCCTGCGAAAAGCGATGGGTAAGAAGCAGATAGAAACCATGTTGAAGATGAAAGAAAAATTCATCAACGGTGCTAAAGAGCGCGGCATGGACGAAACTGTTTTGGCCAAAATTTGGGAAGATTGGGAAGCATTTGCCCAATACGCGTTCAACAAATCACACGCGGCTTGTTACGCCATTGTGGCGTTTCATACCGCCTTTATGAAGGCCAACTATCCTGCCGAATTTATGGCAGCTACGCTGAACAGCCTGAATAACATTGACGATATTACCTTTTACATGGAAGAATGCCAACGCATGAAACTAAGTGTGTTGGGTCCCGATGTAAACGAAAGTAAGCTCCGTTTTTCGGTAAACAACAAGGGTGAGATACGCTTTGGTTTGTCAGCTATTAAAGGTGTGGGCGAGGTAGCAGCGGTTGAACTGATTAACGAGCGCGAAGCCAACGGACGCTATAAAAGCATTTTTGAGCTAACCAAACGCAGCAACTTAAAATCAGTAAACAAACGGGTGCTTGAATCGCTGGCAAAGGCGGGAGCTTTTGACGGTTTTGACAATACCCACCGTGCCCAGTATTTCCATAAGTTGGACGGTGAAGACAGTAACATTCTTGAAAAAGCTATAAAATACGGTGCCAATGCACAGGCCAACGATGCGGCTTCGCAGGCTTCGTTGTTTGGGGCGGGCAGCGCCATTACGCTTTCAGAGCCAAAAATACCCCAGTGCGAGCCTTGGGGCTTGTTTGAAAAGCTGGAGCAGGAAAAGGAAGTGGTGGGTATGTACCTTACCGGGCACCCGCTGGACGATTACCGCTTTGAAATGGAATACCTGTGCAAAAACCGCGTGAGTGAACTGAACGACCTTGATAAATTAAAGGGTCGCGATGTATTTATCGGTGGGATTGTGAGCGGTGCGCAGGAACGCATGACCAAAACGGGCAAACCGTGGGGTAGCTTTACGCTGAACGACCTTAGCGGCTCGTATGAGATACGGGTGTTTGGCCCTCAATACATGGATTTTAAAAACTATTTCCAAAACGGATACTTTTTGTTTATCCGCGGTAAGGCACAAACCCGCGAATGGCCTAAGGACAGCACCGAGGTGGAGTTTAAAATCACCAAAGTAGAGTTGCTGGCCGATATTAAAGAAAAAATGATACGCTCTATTGTGCTGAACCTTGATGTGCGTAATATTGGTGATGAGCTGGTAACAGGTTTACAGCAATTTGTACACAAAGAAAAAGGCGCGCAACTGTGCATTAACGTATTTGATACCGAAAAAGGAATGCGTGTGAATTTGTTTAGCAAGCAATATCGCGTAACCCCCGATAAAGATTGGCTGCGATTTGTAAAGAAAAACGACATACCGATGGATGTGCGTATGAACTAAGGAGGACTGATGTTAGATGTGTGATGCCGGATGTCAGGGTGAAGCTTGTGTCATCCTGAACTTGTTTCAGGATCTTTTCGTATTAATTAAAAGATTTTGGGATTGCAAATTTGAGATTTGAAATTGCCGAAATGCTTAGATTGATGCAAGTGCGCAGGCCGTCATTCCAGCGAAGGCTAGAATCTGTGGGAAGGGTTTTATTTAAAGCGTACGCTCAGATGTTTAGGCTACAAGTGTGAGGCCAGTCAGCCTGTGGAGTGGGTAAACTTTACAGTTTAATTACCCATTGTATACCAAAAATTCGTCTTAAAACTGTCATCATAAAGAAACTATTAATTAAAGGATAATTAATAAACCTTTCTGAGTCATATTCAATAACGTTTTTGAGAATTTTCCCTAAGTATGGGTGTTGATAAGCTATTTCAATGATTTTTTTGCTACTTTCAATTATAAAATCTCTATTGCTTACGTCAAATTCATTCTGATTTCTCCTCATTGCTTCTAATTCATTTTTTAAGTTTATTTTTTCAATTTCTCTTGGGTCACTGCAGGCGATAGAATGATTACCAGCAGATAAATATGTGTTTTTGTAATGCCCATTTAATTGGTTACATTTTTGGAAATTTGAGAACTCAATAATTTGATTATTTCTATGTTTGTCAATTAAATCATCCCAAAGGTGAATCGCGGGAGATGCATACAATACTAAAACGCTATTTCCTAACTCATTATGTATCTTTACCAGCGTGTCATGTTGCTCTTTATAAATATCATATCTGTAATAGGGGGTATTCCAATGACGCCATTCCTTTCCATTTCTTTTTTTAATGTACTCTGGCCTTTTATATTGAAATAAAATATTAGCTTGTATTTGGTGCAAACTATCTAATTCGATGTTTAAAATCCTTTCAAATTCACGTGAAGAAATTCCTGAATAAGGGTTTAAAATATTAAAATGATGCCATAAAATAGGATTTGACGATAACGCCGCAGAGTCGAAACCTAGCAATCCCTCCATAGCCTGCCCAATTGGAAAATAAACATCTGATAAAGCAGCTAGTTCAGTATTGAAATAGCTTTCATACATCTTTTCTTCAAATTGAGCAATCATTTGATAAATTATTAATTATATATATTCCGTAATAGCAATTTCAAATATAAAAGATTTAATATCAAAAACATATTAGGAGTTTGCTTTACCTTTTAAACATTTAATAAAGGAAGCGTCTCATAACAATTGTGTCAGCCGTCAACATGTGTTATATGGTTTTTCACCCACTGGCGAAAGTGTCCTACTTTTACCATGTATTTTTGTATCGTTTGCTATGATTAAAGTTATTTTCCCCTCCGCACAGCTTCTCAATCAAGTTGAGAATTACGCCAGCCACACAGCAATCCGTTTTTACACCTCCCTTAGTCCCTCCTTTACAACCCACCGCCTACCCAAGGAGGGAAACCGCCACACCGGCTCGCCAATTTCAAATTCGCAGATTACTTTTATTAACGGTCGTCTGTAAATGGCTTGTGTGCAGGCTCCCCTCCTTGTGTTGGGTTGCGTAAGGAAAAGGAGGGGGCGGGGGTGGTCGAAAACCCTACTGGTGCAGGCGTGCCGCTTGTGCCTTATATTTAGTAACGTTTATTATGATTAAAGTTGTTTTCCCTCCGCACAGATTCTCAATCAAGTTGAGAATGACGCCAGCCGCACCCTTCGGCAGGTTTGGGAGGCAACTGCACGTTTGCTCGACTATCGTCATTGCGCGGAGGCCGTCTTCGGCTGACAAAGCAATCCGTTTGAACACCTCCCTTAATCACTCCTTACCCTTCACGCTTGCCTTACAGCACCCTTCGGCAAGCTCAGGGAAGCAACCGCACATTTGCTCGTCTATCGTCATCCTATGTTTGAGAAGTAATTAAAGGATTATCTATCTTTAGTTATTAATTGCAGAAGAATGGGTAAAGAACAAGACTCTTCTCGTCATTGGTTATTAAACCGTTCGCAATGTTAGTCCCTTTACCCCCTGCTTTATTATCTTGGACAGTTCAGTAGGCTATGAGCCTGAATGAAGGATTGATAAGAAACAAAGCAGCATTCTTCCGCAACATTTACAGTTCAATAACAAAGTTATGAAAACTATCAAACAGTATGTTGGGGTAGATATATCCAAAGACTACTTTGATGTAGCCCTACCTAGAGAAATCAGCTATCAGCATCATCAGTTTGCTAATACCCCCAAAGAGTTTAAAGAGTTGATCAGACTCTTACCTTCCGATGCTTTAGTAGTGATGGAAGCCAGTGGTTACTATTACTTACAGTTGGCCTTCTTTCTTCACAAGGAAGGGATACAGGTTAGCGTAGTGAACCCACTTGTTATCCGCAGGTTTTGTCAGATGCGGATGGTGCGTGCAAAAACAGACAAGAAAGACGCCCAAATGATAACCGAATATGGGAAAGCAGAGCAACCTGATACTTGGGAACCTCCAAAAGCCTATATGTTGGAGTTAAAACAAATGCAGGCAGTAACCAATCAACTCAAAAAACAACAAAGTGCCTTACAGCGTCAGAAAGAAGCGTTGGAATGTTGTCCTGTTAGGAGTCAGGCAGCCTTGCGAAGCATAGACGCTTCACTACAAACCAATAGTGATGAGCAAGAGCAACTGGAGAAAGAAATGCTGGGGTTGATACAGGAGTATCATAGGCAAATACATCAAAACCTTCAAACCATACCCGGAATAGGAAAAAAGGCAGCTCTTTTGTTGATAGCCCTTAGTAATGGTTTTACAAAGTTCAAAACAGCCAAACAGCTATGTTCGTATTTAGGGGTTTGTCCACGTATTTATGAATCAGGGAAAAGCGTCAGGGGGAAAGCCAAAATAACCAAAATGGGAGCGAGTAGCATCAGGGCAATATTATACCTGTGTTCATGGTCGGCGGTAAAGTATAACAAAGCCTGTAAAGAACTTTATGAAAGGTTAGTGGAGAAAGGAAAACCAAAAATGGTAGCCCTCATAGCTGTGGTGAATAAACTAGTAAGACAAGCTTTTGCTATCGCTACAAAAGAAATAATTTACAAAGAAATATAACTTTTTACTTGTTTTTTAACACAGTTCATTGCGAAAAACCGCTTTTGGGTTTTGAAGCAATCCGTTTGTATGTATGGTCAGGGATTGCTTCGGGAGACCTCGCAATGACGGGAAGCCCTTTTCCGCTTTGCTAACACATTTGTAATAAGGTTCTTCTCTTCGGTCATAATGACAAGTTTTTTGATAATTAATTGTAAAAAAACAAAAGTTGGTACAGCTTTTTGGGCGTATTAACGGTCTTATTAGTAAAAGCCTTATTTTTACTGACCTATGCAACACCTATACCGTTTATATGCCTTGCTGCTGTTTTGCATGGCAAGCACCTTTGCAAGTGCTCAGTGGCAACGGATGAAAGGCCCCGTACCCGATTTTTACGGTCCGGCGGGCACCGTTACTTGCATTGCCACCAATGATACCCTTGTGTGGATAGGTACTGCAAACAGCGGTGTTTTCAGGGCATCTAACCAGCCTTTTTCACCGTGGGAAGCCACCAACAACGGGGTAAATACTTTTACCGTTTATTCGCTTAGTTACCACAACGGTTTGCTGGTTGCCACTACGTTGCGGGGTGTGTATAAATCAACCGACAAAGGCAACAGTTGGACGGCTATTAACAAAGGTTTGCCCATTGAAAAACCCATCACCTCTTTTGCCTCAGCCAACGGAGTATTGATGGCTGCAACGGCAAGTTACGGTGTATTTCGCTCAACCGACGACGGTTTGAACTGGGACAAAGCCAATAACGGGATGCTGGACAATAACATACTGGATTTGGAAACCGATGGCACAAGGTTTTGGGCGTTGACCTACAATGCGGGGTTGTTTAAATCGGACGATGGTGGGCAAAGCTGGCAAAACGTGAGTATTGCAGGCAGTTGCAGTCAATGCGCTCAATTAGAAATTATAGACAGTACCCTGTTTTTGGCAGGTGGAAATATTTGGATGTCGAGAAATAACGGCACTAACTGGACGGTTGACACTACGGTGAAAAATATTACCGGAATAACGGCTCATAAAGGGATGCTGATAGCCTACAATACCTACCGATTGTACGAGAGTTTTGATACGGGAAGAACTTGGATGCTGGATTGGGAATTTAATATCGATTCTTCAATGACGGTGAATGCAGTACTTAGTACCCCTGCGGCTATTAAGTTTGCAGGCACTCAAAAACACGGGCTGCTTAGAGGAAGTATTGCCGCCGTTACATGGAAGCCCATGAACAATGAATTGCTTACTGCTACCATTACCAATCTTGAAGAGCAAAACGGGTTTGTGTACACAACGGCGTTTGGTAAGCTGTTTAGAACTCAAAAATCAACTGACAATTGGTTAGAAGTAGGCAATGTGGGTTGGCCTATTATCAACTGTTTTACTACTTATCCTGATAGGCTGATTGTGGGCACTGATACCGGCGGAGTTTATATAGCAGGCAATAACCTTTTGTGGGAACCATCAAACAATGGGTTGGGCAATAAAAGTATTTTACGGTTGTTAAAAATAGGCAATCAGTTGTTTGCTCTTACCAAAGGCGGTATCTACCGCAGCCCCAACCGCGGGGAAGTATGGGTGAAGTATGCTGATAACATTACTCCGTATGATTATACCGATTTGTATTTTGATAACGGTATTGTGTATGCAGGTACAACAGGCGGTATTTATTCATCAGATAATGACGGGTTTTCGTTTACCATTGTAAACCCTGCCAATATCCCGCGGCGCGAAGTATTTTTTATCCGCAGGGTAAACGGCACGTTGTGGTTGAAAATCGGGATTGATACCCATATTTCTGACGATGGTTTAGTGTGGCCCCGCCATTATTACTTGGGCGGAGTAACGTTTGCCAATTCGTTGTCGCTCACAAAAAACCGTATGTATGCCTCAACCACATCAGGATTTATGTTCAGGGATACCAACTCGATGCAATGGAATTACATTAAAAACATTGAAGGATTGGTGGTAAACGTATTCCATCAAAGCGATTCGTTTTTGTTTGCGGGTTCAGGTGCGGGTGTATGGCGATTGCCCATTGAAAGCGTGGTTACTTCGGTATCAAACCAACAACAAAAATCGTTGGCGGTTTATCCCAACCCTGCAAAAGAATCCATTACTATAGGCAACGGCAGCGAGTATGACCGCGTTACCATATACAACAGTGAGGGACGTGAGGTATTATCAGTCCAAAATACTAATGTGTTGGTTTTGCAGGCATTGCCCGCAGGACTTTACATTATTCAGGCGGTGGATACTAAAGGGAGTTATACCCAAAAGTTTGTAAAAGAATAAAAGGTTATTTTTTTACCCGAACTACCAATATACCAATCTTACTATCCAGCCCCATTACAGGGTTGATAATGGTGTAACCTAAGTTATCGTGGGATTGAGTAATTTGTCTATCAGTGCCTAATACGGCAGGGTTGGTGATTGCTGTGCCCTCGTCTTTTTTATTGGTAGATTTAATAATCTTTTGAGTAGTTGGGTCAGCAAGATCAGCCTGTTCGATACTGTTTTCTTTCACAAAACTATTCAGCAGTTGGTCAATGTTTTCCATGTTACCCCGCATCAACTCACCACGGACCGCCCACCCGAATGCTTTCACTGAAAGTTGCACGTTTGCAAGCGCAACGCTGTCTATCTTCCGGTTATACATTTCAATCAGTCTAACGGTTTCGGCCTCGTGCTCACGGGTGATACTTTTAATTTTGAAACTTCCCCATAAATACATTCCGCCTAAAGCAAGCAAAAGAAAAATTGTCAGAAAGTTTTTTTTCAAAAACCTTGAAAAAAAGTTAGAAGATTTGTTTTCAGTAGAATGAGTTTCCATACGCAAGTCAAATGTAGATACAAAGATACGCGGCGAAAAATCAATATAGGCTCCCTAATGGCACAAAAAGGGATTTTTGCTACACAAAGTTGGAATATTAACTCCTTGGTAAGAAATTTGCCCATCTTTGCCAAAAATAAAATAGAAGTTGTTTAGGACATGAGTACTGAAAATACCGAACACGTAGAATGCCTTATCATAGGTTCAGGCCCCGCAGGTTATACAGCGGCTATATATGCTGCCCGTGCTGATATGAAACCCGTAATGTATGAAGGAATGCAGCCCGGCGGCCAGCTTACCATTACTACCGAGGTTGAAAATTACCCCGGTTTCCCAACGGGTGTTGAAGGCCCGCACATGATGGAGTTGTTTAAGCAACAAGCCACACGTTTGGGTGCTGATATTCGTTTTGGTATGGCTACTTCGGTTGATTTTTCGGTATATCCCCGCAAAGTGGTGGTGGATAATAACAAAACCATCTTGGCTGAAAGCGTGATTATTGCTACGGGTGCATCGGCCAAATGGTTGGGATTGCCCAGCGAAGAACATCTTAAAAACATGGGTGGCGGTGTGAGTGCTTGTGCTGTTTGCGACGGGTTTTTCTACCGTGGAAAAGACGTAGTGATAGTTGGAGCAGGTGATACTGCTTGCGAAGAAGCCAGTTACCTAGCCAAAATATGTAAGAAAGTATATATGTTGGTGCGTAAAGACCATTTCCGTGCCAGCAAAGCCATGCAACACCGCGTAATGAATACGCCCAACATTGAGGTGTTGTTTAATACTGAAACCGAAGAGATTGTGGGTCAACAAGTAGTTGAAGCTGCCATTGTGGTAAACAATGTTACAGGAGAAAAACGCGAACTGAAAATTGACGGCTTTTTTGTGGCCATCGGACACACCCCTAACACCGATATATTCAAAGATTTTATTGACTTAGACGAGCAAGGTTATATTAAAACCGTGCCCGGCAGCACCCGCACCAATATTGAAGGTGTTTTTGCCTGCGGCGATGCTCAAGATAAAGTATACCGACAAGCCATAACTGCAGCTGGAACAGGCTGTATGGCTGCCCTTGATGCTGAGCGCTATCTTGGAGCTAAAAAGGCCTTAGAAATGATGGAAGCCTAAGCGGTTGGTTATCGGTGATTAGTTATTAGGGTTCCCTGATAACGAAAACCGTAACTGATACTACTGAATAGGATAGCCTTATATTTGTACTCTTTATGACTACCAACAAATACAAAGAAATAACAAGGGTAACCACCCACGTGTTGCAGGAGATGAAGGAGAGGGGTGAGAAAATAAGTATGCTCACGGCTTACGATTACAGCATGGCAAAAATTTTTGATGAAGCAAAAATTGATGTATTGTTGGTAGGTGATTCAGCATCAAACGTAATGGCAGGACACATGACTACCTTGCCTATTACCCTCGACCAAATGATATACCATGCGGCGTCGGTGGTTAGAGCTGTGTTTCGTGCGTTGGTAGTAGTTGATTTACCCTTTGGTTCTTACCAAGGTAATAGCAAAGAAGCATTAAACAGTGCCATCCGTATTATGAAAGAGGCGGGTGCCCATGCTATTAAGTTAGAGGGTGGAGAAGAGATTTTGGAGTCAGTAAGGCGTATTCTTTCAGCGGGTGTACCTGTAATGGGTCACTTGGGTTTAACCCCGCAATCCATTTACAAATTCGGAACGTTTGAAGTACGTGCAAAAGAAGAAGCCGAAGCGGCTAAATTGGTTCAAGATGCCAACTTGCTTGCTGAGGCGGGATGCTTTGCCATAGTGCTTGAAAAAATCCCTGCAAAACTTGCACAAAAGGTAGCTCAAAGCGTTAAAGTACCCATTATCGGTATTGGTGCAGGCCCTCATGTTGACGGGCAGGTATTGGTAAGCCATGATATGTTGGGCATTACCCGCGAGTTCAGTCCCCGTTTTCTACGCCGTTATATGACTTTGTACGACGATATTAAAGTAGCCACAGAGCGTTATATCGAGGATATTAAGTTGGGTGATTTCCCCAACGATAAAGAAAGCTACTAAGCGTATAAAAAATGAACGGCTTGGTTGTATAAGCAATCCGTTTTATCGTATAAAGTATTGAACAAGTATAAAAGCCCCACGCAGTGGGGCTTTTTGTTTAAACCCCCGTTTGTAGCATACCGTTTGGGTATTAAAACTATACCCGAATGAAAAAAACAATTACTCTTACAATAGTGCTGATGCTGTGTGTGGTATTCGGCAAATCACAAACACTTTCTAAAGTTGGCAGCGGCATAGCCGGCGTGTATATTAATGATGTAATAACCATGGGTGGTAAACTGTATGCCGGTGGTTATTTTACCCCCGGCGGGGTTGCCAAAGACCACGTATATAATTTTAGTGGCAGCGGGTGGAATTCAATGAAGGGCGGTGTATCAGGCATTACTTTTCCGTTTATAACAGCATTTCAACAATACAATAACCTGCTTTTTGTGTGTGGCGGCTTTACACAAGCGGGTGGGTTTACCACTAAAGATATAGCTATTTGGGATGGTTATACTTGGGTTGACCCCAAAGGCGGGGTAGAGTCGGCTTGTAGTTTTGAAGTGTACAACAACCAGTTATACGTGGGTACACGAACGATATTGAGCAACGGTGGTACAAAGGCCTTTTTGTGGCGATGGACGGGTACCGGTTGGGAAAA
Coding sequences:
- the dnaE gene encoding DNA polymerase III subunit alpha, which encodes MFLIFDTETTGLPRDKNAPLTDFSNWPRAIQIAWQLHDDKGYLIEAKSHLIIPEGFDVPYEAFKIHGISTEKATNDGIPLNDVLREFEEAVDKSTYLVGHNIEFDINVMGCEFLRKGFAEKLTQKKVIDTVTETIEYCAIPGGRGGFKYPKLEELHQKLFGHGFDSAHNAIADVEVSARSFFKLLELGVIRRDGVRVATDIMVHLEDVKGSILAQLGNFEDSHEKPATPSKPIILAGEHNLHDVYFAHLHVHSQFSVLQATSEIKQLVKKAVEDKQPAIAVTDLGNMYSAFDFVGTAIKNGIKPIVGCELYLARDHRDKTTKDHSITQVLLAKNKDGYTNLAKLSSIGFKDGFYYVPRIDKDVLKQYKENLIALSGSLTGEIPYLILNVGTKQAEEAVKWWHGEFGDDFYIELNRHHLDEENHVNQVLLEFAAKYNIKYIAANNTYYNEKAGAEAHDILLCVKEGELKSTPVGRGRGFRWGMPNDEFYLKTQEEMKQLFADIPEAITNIQEVVDKVEQFELSRKPLLPAFEIPKEFENQDDYLRHLTYEGAKKRYDEITDEIRERLDFELDIIKKTGYPGYFLIVQDFTSQARKMGVWVGPGRGSAAGSAVAYCIGITNLDPIAYGLLFERFLNPDRVSMPDIDIDFDDVGRDSVIKWVVDKYGQGQVAQIITYGTMAAKSSIRDTARVLDLPLADADRLAKLMPASDLRKVIFSSDKELKDLLSGDDFNNAMELRRIADGTDLAAQTLKQAAVLEGSVRNTGIHACGVIIAPDDLTKYVPVTTGKDSELLVTQFDNSVVESAGLLKMDFLGLKTLTILKDAMQLVRERHGVDINPDEISLTDLKTYELLQRGETVGVFQFESDGMQKYLRDLKPDKFGDLIAMNALYRPGPMQYIPNYVRRKHGLEEVVIPYPVMEEDLRETYGITVYQEQVMLLAQKMAGFTKGEADTLRKAMGKKQIETMLKMKEKFINGAKERGMDETVLAKIWEDWEAFAQYAFNKSHAACYAIVAFHTAFMKANYPAEFMAATLNSLNNIDDITFYMEECQRMKLSVLGPDVNESKLRFSVNNKGEIRFGLSAIKGVGEVAAVELINEREANGRYKSIFELTKRSNLKSVNKRVLESLAKAGAFDGFDNTHRAQYFHKLDGEDSNILEKAIKYGANAQANDAASQASLFGAGSAITLSEPKIPQCEPWGLFEKLEQEKEVVGMYLTGHPLDDYRFEMEYLCKNRVSELNDLDKLKGRDVFIGGIVSGAQERMTKTGKPWGSFTLNDLSGSYEIRVFGPQYMDFKNYFQNGYFLFIRGKAQTREWPKDSTEVEFKITKVELLADIKEKMIRSIVLNLDVRNIGDELVTGLQQFVHKEKGAQLCINVFDTEKGMRVNLFSKQYRVTPDKDWLRFVKKNDIPMDVRMN
- a CDS encoding IS110 family transposase, whose translation is MKTIKQYVGVDISKDYFDVALPREISYQHHQFANTPKEFKELIRLLPSDALVVMEASGYYYLQLAFFLHKEGIQVSVVNPLVIRRFCQMRMVRAKTDKKDAQMITEYGKAEQPDTWEPPKAYMLELKQMQAVTNQLKKQQSALQRQKEALECCPVRSQAALRSIDASLQTNSDEQEQLEKEMLGLIQEYHRQIHQNLQTIPGIGKKAALLLIALSNGFTKFKTAKQLCSYLGVCPRIYESGKSVRGKAKITKMGASSIRAILYLCSWSAVKYNKACKELYERLVEKGKPKMVALIAVVNKLVRQAFAIATKEIIYKEI
- a CDS encoding T9SS type A sorting domain-containing protein is translated as MQHLYRLYALLLFCMASTFASAQWQRMKGPVPDFYGPAGTVTCIATNDTLVWIGTANSGVFRASNQPFSPWEATNNGVNTFTVYSLSYHNGLLVATTLRGVYKSTDKGNSWTAINKGLPIEKPITSFASANGVLMAATASYGVFRSTDDGLNWDKANNGMLDNNILDLETDGTRFWALTYNAGLFKSDDGGQSWQNVSIAGSCSQCAQLEIIDSTLFLAGGNIWMSRNNGTNWTVDTTVKNITGITAHKGMLIAYNTYRLYESFDTGRTWMLDWEFNIDSSMTVNAVLSTPAAIKFAGTQKHGLLRGSIAAVTWKPMNNELLTATITNLEEQNGFVYTTAFGKLFRTQKSTDNWLEVGNVGWPIINCFTTYPDRLIVGTDTGGVYIAGNNLLWEPSNNGLGNKSILRLLKIGNQLFALTKGGIYRSPNRGEVWVKYADNITPYDYTDLYFDNGIVYAGTTGGIYSSDNDGFSFTIVNPANIPRREVFFIRRVNGTLWLKIGIDTHISDDGLVWPRHYYLGGVTFANSLSLTKNRMYASTTSGFMFRDTNSMQWNYIKNIEGLVVNVFHQSDSFLFAGSGAGVWRLPIESVVTSVSNQQQKSLAVYPNPAKESITIGNGSEYDRVTIYNSEGREVLSVQNTNVLVLQALPAGLYIIQAVDTKGSYTQKFVKE
- the trxB gene encoding thioredoxin-disulfide reductase, coding for MSTENTEHVECLIIGSGPAGYTAAIYAARADMKPVMYEGMQPGGQLTITTEVENYPGFPTGVEGPHMMELFKQQATRLGADIRFGMATSVDFSVYPRKVVVDNNKTILAESVIIATGASAKWLGLPSEEHLKNMGGGVSACAVCDGFFYRGKDVVIVGAGDTACEEASYLAKICKKVYMLVRKDHFRASKAMQHRVMNTPNIEVLFNTETEEIVGQQVVEAAIVVNNVTGEKRELKIDGFFVAIGHTPNTDIFKDFIDLDEQGYIKTVPGSTRTNIEGVFACGDAQDKVYRQAITAAGTGCMAALDAERYLGAKKALEMMEA
- the panB gene encoding 3-methyl-2-oxobutanoate hydroxymethyltransferase, which codes for MTTNKYKEITRVTTHVLQEMKERGEKISMLTAYDYSMAKIFDEAKIDVLLVGDSASNVMAGHMTTLPITLDQMIYHAASVVRAVFRALVVVDLPFGSYQGNSKEALNSAIRIMKEAGAHAIKLEGGEEILESVRRILSAGVPVMGHLGLTPQSIYKFGTFEVRAKEEAEAAKLVQDANLLAEAGCFAIVLEKIPAKLAQKVAQSVKVPIIGIGAGPHVDGQVLVSHDMLGITREFSPRFLRRYMTLYDDIKVATERYIEDIKLGDFPNDKESY